In the genome of Chloroflexota bacterium, one region contains:
- a CDS encoding polyprenyl synthetase family protein, which translates to METALSFYTPIADGLRRVEASLADVAADSEEPIKSLLEHVVSVRGKRVRPAITLLIAKTLGCTTDKPVIMGSAVELLHLATLIHDDTVDNAAVRRGRATLSSLWGPEVAVLVGDYLFATSAIHVCNTEDIRVIKGFSRTIMDLSSGQLTERFMANQWQQTRDQYMDRIFKKTGSLFATAAESGAVLSGADERLAAPGRSLGRHLGLAFQGGGGALAAPR; encoded by the coding sequence ATGGAAACAGCCTTGAGCTTCTACACGCCCATCGCAGACGGCCTCCGCCGGGTGGAAGCGAGCCTGGCGGATGTGGCCGCCGACAGCGAGGAGCCCATCAAGTCGCTGCTGGAACATGTGGTCTCCGTTCGGGGCAAGCGCGTGCGGCCCGCCATCACCCTGCTCATCGCGAAGACACTCGGCTGCACGACGGACAAGCCCGTCATCATGGGCTCCGCCGTCGAGCTGCTGCACCTCGCAACGCTCATCCACGACGACACCGTCGACAACGCCGCCGTGCGGCGCGGACGCGCGACGCTGAGCAGCCTGTGGGGCCCGGAAGTCGCGGTGCTCGTCGGCGACTACCTGTTTGCGACCTCAGCCATTCACGTCTGCAACACGGAGGACATCCGGGTCATCAAGGGCTTCTCCCGCACCATCATGGACCTCTCCAGCGGGCAGCTCACAGAGCGGTTCATGGCCAACCAGTGGCAGCAGACCCGCGATCAGTATATGGACCGCATCTTCAAGAAGACCGGCTCGCTCTTTGCGACGGCGGCGGAGTCGGGCGCGGTACTGAGCGGCGCCGACGAGCGGCTGGCGGCCCCCGGCCGGTCGCTCGGCAGGCACCTGGGGCTTGCGTTTCAGGGGGGGGGCGGCGCCCTCGCAGCGCCGCGG